A genomic region of Bacillus marinisedimentorum contains the following coding sequences:
- a CDS encoding alpha/beta-type small acid-soluble spore protein translates to MARNNSSNELLVPGVQQAIDQMKYEIANEFGVNLGGETTSRANGSVGGEITKRLVSMAQSQMNGQGQQF, encoded by the coding sequence ATGGCAAGAAACAACAGCTCAAATGAACTTCTTGTACCTGGCGTTCAGCAAGCTATCGACCAGATGAAGTATGAAATCGCTAACGAGTTTGGTGTAAACCTTGGCGGTGAAACAACTTCTCGTGCTAACGGTTCTGTAGGCGGTGAAATCACTAAGCGCCTCGTATCTATGGCACAATCTCAAATGAACGGACAGGGACAACAATTTTAA
- the thiI gene encoding tRNA uracil 4-sulfurtransferase ThiI, whose amino-acid sequence MQYDHILIRFGELSLKGRNRHQFVNQLRQNIKRKLKPFKNLKFNKSRDRLFIELHGESHEEVAARLQQVFGIHSFSLAVKVNNDLDSMKEGALSALREAKPEAKTFKVSSRRAHKIFPVNSQELNREIGGYILKNSGESLKVDVHNPDVNVRVEVREQETYITCFDFKGPGGLPVGSSGKVLLLLSGGIDSPVAGYLTMKRGVKLEAIHFESPPYTSERAKQKVIDLAKALTPYGGSIKLHVVPFTEVQKEINKHIPPNYSMTIMRRMMLRIAEGVAGNTNALALATGESLGQVASQTLESMNTINSVTSYPILRPLIGMDKVEIMDISRAIETYDISIRPYEDCCTVFLPSSPATRPKKEFAEKYEGNLEVDRLVKEAVEGTETLWYSEAHNENTTEFEEDLF is encoded by the coding sequence ATGCAATATGATCATATTTTAATCAGGTTTGGAGAACTTTCATTAAAAGGAAGGAACCGCCATCAATTTGTCAATCAGCTCAGGCAAAACATTAAGCGGAAGTTAAAGCCTTTTAAAAACCTTAAATTTAATAAATCACGGGACAGGCTTTTCATCGAACTGCACGGCGAGAGCCACGAGGAAGTTGCTGCGCGGCTCCAGCAGGTTTTCGGAATCCATTCTTTCAGCCTTGCGGTAAAGGTCAATAATGACCTCGATTCCATGAAAGAAGGCGCCCTGTCCGCATTAAGGGAAGCCAAGCCCGAGGCGAAGACGTTCAAAGTGAGTTCCCGCCGGGCGCATAAGATATTCCCGGTGAATTCCCAGGAATTAAACAGGGAAATTGGCGGCTACATTTTGAAAAACAGCGGTGAGTCATTAAAAGTGGATGTCCACAATCCTGATGTCAATGTTAGGGTGGAAGTCCGTGAGCAGGAAACATATATTACCTGTTTTGATTTTAAAGGGCCAGGCGGCCTGCCGGTAGGTTCGAGCGGCAAAGTTCTTTTGCTGCTTTCCGGTGGTATTGACAGTCCTGTTGCCGGATATCTGACGATGAAACGCGGCGTCAAACTGGAAGCTATTCATTTTGAAAGTCCGCCTTACACGAGTGAACGTGCAAAACAGAAAGTCATCGACCTCGCAAAAGCACTGACTCCGTATGGCGGCAGCATCAAGCTGCATGTCGTGCCTTTTACGGAAGTGCAGAAGGAAATCAATAAGCACATTCCGCCAAATTATTCGATGACCATCATGCGCAGAATGATGCTTCGCATTGCTGAAGGGGTTGCCGGAAATACAAATGCACTGGCCCTTGCGACAGGTGAAAGCCTCGGGCAGGTTGCAAGTCAGACACTTGAAAGTATGAACACAATCAACTCTGTAACCAGCTACCCGATTCTGCGTCCTCTAATCGGAATGGACAAAGTTGAAATCATGGATATTTCCAGGGCCATTGAAACATATGACATTTCGATCAGGCCGTATGAAGACTGCTGCACTGTTTTCCTCCCTTCTTCACCTGCAACGAGGCCGAAAAAGGAGTTTGCTGAGAAATATGAGGGGAACCTTGAAGTCGACAGGCTTGTGAAGGAAGCGGTAGAAGGTACTGAGACGCTCTGGTACAGTGAGGCGCATAATGAAAATACGACAGAATTCGAAGAAGACCTCTTTTAA
- a CDS encoding cysteine desulfurase family protein, with translation MIYLDNSATTKPYPEAVEAFATVAQKYFGNPSSLHQMGIQAEKLVEQARTNISKLLGLQPGEIVFTSGGTEGNNTSIKGAALQYRTRGKHIITTGVEHASSHEAFKQLEEFGFEVTYLPVDEYGKVSASTLKKAMRDDTILVSIIYVNNEIGSIQPIEEIGAVLKSFPKALFHIDAIQAAGKVPLPLKKAGVDLATFSSHKFNGLKGTGFMYIRQGVSLFPMFSGGKQEDGSRAGTENVPGIVAAAKALRMTMERAENGGLKHLQNLKRLMMDGLAAIEGIEVNTPAADSAPHIINFSVPGVKPEVLIHSLGEKDIYVSTKSACSSKLASASRILEACGYGEERAISGVRVSTGFGNTEEEVRIFLNELSQVVPKLKKVMG, from the coding sequence ATGATTTACCTGGACAACAGTGCAACAACAAAACCATATCCAGAAGCTGTCGAGGCATTCGCCACCGTGGCTCAGAAGTATTTCGGAAATCCATCCTCACTCCATCAAATGGGAATTCAAGCGGAAAAATTGGTCGAACAAGCCCGCACGAATATTTCCAAACTGCTCGGATTGCAGCCTGGAGAGATTGTTTTCACATCGGGTGGAACAGAAGGCAATAATACCTCAATAAAAGGCGCCGCCCTTCAATACAGGACTAGAGGGAAACACATCATCACGACCGGAGTTGAACATGCCTCAAGCCATGAAGCCTTCAAGCAGCTTGAAGAATTTGGGTTTGAAGTCACGTATTTGCCTGTTGATGAATACGGTAAAGTTTCTGCAAGTACTTTAAAAAAAGCGATGCGGGACGATACGATTCTTGTTTCCATCATTTATGTCAATAATGAAATCGGCAGCATACAGCCAATTGAAGAAATCGGCGCTGTTTTAAAATCCTTCCCGAAGGCGCTTTTTCATATCGATGCGATTCAGGCTGCAGGGAAAGTTCCGCTTCCTTTGAAAAAGGCCGGGGTTGACCTTGCCACCTTTTCTTCCCATAAATTCAACGGGCTGAAAGGCACAGGCTTTATGTATATCCGTCAGGGTGTTTCGCTTTTTCCGATGTTCTCCGGCGGGAAACAGGAAGACGGGAGCAGGGCTGGCACTGAAAATGTACCCGGAATTGTTGCGGCCGCAAAAGCTTTGCGCATGACGATGGAACGTGCTGAGAACGGGGGATTGAAACATCTTCAGAACTTAAAGAGGTTAATGATGGACGGATTGGCGGCAATCGAGGGGATAGAAGTGAACACGCCGGCGGCTGACAGTGCGCCGCACATTATCAATTTTTCCGTTCCCGGCGTCAAGCCCGAAGTTTTGATTCATTCCCTGGGAGAAAAGGATATATACGTATCCACAAAATCGGCCTGTTCCTCAAAGCTTGCCAGTGCAAGCCGCATCCTTGAGGCCTGCGGCTATGGCGAAGAGCGGGCAATAAGCGGTGTGAGGGTGAGTACCGGTTTTGGCAATACAGAGGAAGAAGTGCGTATTTTCCTGAATGAACTCTCTCAGGTGGTACCGAAACTAAAAAAAGTAATGGGGTAA